A part of Bacteroidota bacterium genomic DNA contains:
- a CDS encoding NADP-dependent glyceraldehyde-3-phosphate dehydrogenase, which yields MTTEQTASIFANIFPTADAIPENAKLDLPIKQAQYLINGEFRTWTGEFTPIYSPVYIKNGEQYEHVKVGEVPHYTVEEAMSALHAAVNAYDLGRGEWPTMPVKKRIACLVNFTEKMKTKREEVVRLLMWEIGKSRADSEKEFDRTVQYIYDTIDALKELDRTTSKIQKEEGIYAQIRRGPLGVVLCMGPYNYPLNETFSTLIPALIMGNSILFKPAKYGVLLINPLQECFRDSFPAGVVNMLYGEGKEIITPIMESGKVDVFAFIGTSRVANIIRKSHPKPNRLRACLGLEAKNPAIILPDADLEIAASECITGSLSFNGQRCTALKIIFVHESIAVPFMELYKQKLAALKYGMPWAEKVMITPLPEENKAQYLKELIDDANNHGAKIMNEHGGENFLSFNYPAVLFPVNENMRVWHEEQFGPVVPVATFKDINEPITYIQNSNYGQQVAVFGTDHDKMAKLIDPLVNQVCRVNINSQCQRGPDKYPFNGRKDSAEGTLSVQDALRVFSIRTTVAFKDSAINRDMVNDILENRKSNFLSTDYIL from the coding sequence ATGACAACAGAACAAACAGCATCAATTTTTGCAAACATATTTCCAACCGCGGATGCAATTCCGGAAAATGCGAAGTTAGACTTACCAATTAAGCAGGCGCAATATTTAATTAACGGTGAATTCAGAACATGGACAGGTGAATTTACACCGATTTACTCTCCGGTATATATTAAAAACGGTGAACAATACGAACATGTGAAAGTAGGCGAAGTGCCGCATTACACTGTAGAAGAAGCGATGAGCGCATTACACGCTGCTGTAAACGCCTATGACCTCGGCCGTGGCGAATGGCCTACCATGCCGGTAAAAAAACGTATTGCCTGTCTGGTAAACTTCACAGAAAAAATGAAAACCAAACGTGAGGAAGTAGTTCGTTTATTAATGTGGGAAATTGGAAAATCAAGAGCTGATTCAGAAAAAGAATTCGACAGAACAGTTCAATATATTTATGATACGATTGATGCATTAAAAGAATTAGACCGAACTACATCTAAAATACAGAAAGAAGAAGGGATATATGCACAAATTCGTCGTGGTCCGCTTGGTGTAGTGTTATGTATGGGGCCATATAATTATCCGCTGAATGAAACATTTAGTACGTTGATTCCTGCATTAATTATGGGAAATAGTATTTTATTTAAACCGGCTAAATATGGTGTATTACTAATTAACCCGTTGCAGGAATGTTTCCGTGATAGTTTTCCAGCGGGTGTGGTAAATATGTTGTATGGTGAGGGAAAAGAAATAATTACCCCAATAATGGAATCAGGTAAAGTTGATGTATTTGCATTTATTGGAACAAGTCGAGTTGCAAATATTATTCGCAAATCACATCCAAAACCAAACAGGTTACGTGCTTGTTTAGGATTAGAAGCAAAAAATCCTGCAATTATTTTACCGGATGCCGATTTAGAAATTGCTGCCAGCGAATGTATTACCGGAAGTTTATCATTTAATGGCCAGCGATGTACGGCATTAAAAATAATTTTTGTGCACGAAAGTATTGCTGTTCCGTTTATGGAATTATATAAACAAAAATTAGCCGCATTAAAATATGGTATGCCTTGGGCAGAAAAAGTAATGATAACGCCATTACCTGAAGAAAATAAAGCGCAATATTTAAAAGAGTTGATTGATGATGCAAATAACCACGGTGCAAAAATTATGAATGAACATGGCGGAGAAAACTTTTTAAGTTTTAATTATCCTGCAGTACTTTTTCCTGTGAATGAAAATATGCGCGTTTGGCATGAAGAACAATTTGGTCCGGTAGTTCCTGTTGCTACTTTTAAAGATATCAACGAACCAATCACTTATATTCAAAACAGTAATTATGGTCAGCAGGTGGCAGTTTTTGGAACCGACCATGATAAAATGGCGAAATTGATTGACCCATTGGTAAATCAGGTTTGTCGTGTAAATATTAATTCACAGTGTCAGCGCGGACCGGATAAATATCCTTTTAATGGAAGAAAAGATTCGGCGGAAGGTACTTTGAGTGTTCAGGATGCATTACGTGTATTCAGTATCAGAACCACGGTTGCCTTTAAGGATTCAGCTATTAACCGCGACATGGTAAATGATATTTTAGAAAACCGCAAATCGAATTTCCTTTCTACAGATTATATTTTGTAA
- a CDS encoding alpha-glucosidase C-terminal domain-containing protein — MKKIIVLTLTIIQLQFIFAQAPEWSKDKTIYEVNIRQYTPEGTFDAFATHLPRLEKMGVGILWMMPIQPIGELNRKGSLGSYYSIADYTATNPEFGSLKDFKKLVDEAHKRDMHVILDWVANHTSWDHVWMKKHPDFYTTDKSGKVIPPVADWSDVADLNYDNKAMRAAMIEDMKYWITEADVDGFRCDVAMMVPDDFWKEALTELRKIKPDIFLLAEAEGPQLHTDGFNMTYAWNKHHVMNEIAKGTMTADTMDVAIQKDLKNYTADSYFMNFTSNHDENSWNGTEFERMGNGAQTFAVMAATMPGMLLMYSGQEVALDRRLKFFDKDSITWVDNKNYTQFYTTLIQLKEDNPALWNGSYGGAYTRVATQHDKIYCYTRTLGDNKVMVILNLSSDAHDAVFSTDGGKYKNYFTGKKQKIKTGKKVTIPAWGYLVLVQ; from the coding sequence ATGAAAAAAATTATCGTCCTAACATTAACAATCATACAGCTTCAGTTCATTTTTGCGCAGGCACCTGAATGGAGTAAAGACAAAACCATTTACGAAGTAAATATCCGTCAATACACGCCGGAAGGCACATTTGATGCATTTGCTACACATTTGCCGAGACTCGAAAAAATGGGTGTTGGTATTTTATGGATGATGCCGATACAACCTATTGGCGAATTAAACCGAAAAGGTAGTTTAGGCAGTTATTATTCTATTGCTGATTACACGGCAACCAATCCTGAATTTGGGTCGCTGAAAGATTTTAAAAAATTAGTTGATGAAGCACATAAACGCGATATGCATGTTATTCTCGACTGGGTTGCCAATCACACGAGCTGGGATCATGTGTGGATGAAAAAACATCCTGATTTTTATACGACAGATAAATCCGGTAAAGTAATTCCTCCCGTGGCCGACTGGAGTGATGTTGCAGATTTAAATTATGATAACAAAGCCATGCGCGCGGCCATGATTGAAGACATGAAATATTGGATAACCGAAGCTGATGTTGATGGTTTTAGATGTGATGTTGCAATGATGGTTCCTGATGATTTCTGGAAAGAAGCATTAACCGAATTAAGGAAAATAAAACCGGACATTTTCCTTTTAGCCGAAGCAGAAGGCCCGCAATTACATACTGATGGATTTAATATGACCTATGCCTGGAATAAGCATCATGTCATGAATGAAATTGCAAAAGGCACAATGACAGCCGATACCATGGATGTGGCAATTCAGAAAGATTTGAAAAACTATACAGCAGATAGTTACTTCATGAACTTTACCAGCAATCATGATGAAAACAGCTGGAACGGAACTGAATTCGAAAGAATGGGAAATGGGGCTCAAACCTTTGCTGTTATGGCTGCTACAATGCCGGGCATGTTATTAATGTATTCAGGTCAGGAAGTTGCATTGGATCGCCGATTAAAATTTTTCGATAAAGATTCAATAACCTGGGTCGACAATAAAAATTACACGCAGTTTTATACAACACTTATTCAATTAAAAGAAGATAACCCTGCTTTATGGAATGGCTCCTATGGTGGTGCATATACAAGAGTTGCTACACAACACGATAAAATTTATTGTTACACCCGCACGCTTGGAGATAATAAAGTAATGGTTATACTAAATTTATCTTCCGACGCACACGATGCCGTATTTTCAACCGATGGCGGAAAATATAAAAACTACTTCACCGGAAAAAAACAAAAAATAAAAACGGGTAAAAAAGTTACTATTCCGGCCTGGGGGTATTTGGTGTTGGTGCAATAA
- a CDS encoding T9SS type A sorting domain-containing protein, translating to MKKLSLITLTLLGFFAFSTNTVKSQTPDFMLQGWNWDYPFFYAGIGNQIDYLAAEGENLKNAGFTYVWLPPLAKSISGSTSMGYNVRDYYDIGDFGPARWGDREGFENIKTVYNSLGINMVADMIFNHRDGGAWEDNGAVEGWIENMNYTKVAAGDQPFPSDRYQCYLPIGGATGNGAGTYYFKIRSASEHPNYFDKPYQVVFWTNTVAADYVTAPTTEAEPNGGGDCGESNNVILLGKRKNATIDNAGCKTDEFALTISAADFNAAGDTIWFKMVNTGGGGLGDMTDHYVYGLWNGALGADVQSQIKFQTATDFTNLPSGQGSMSYLNFKPNGNPTQLAGDQDAFYFYYDIDQYVPSTKTVLYDYTKYLWSDEDIRGFRFDAVKHFPGWFIGDLMDELHDSGMNPGMIVGENYDFTPSVLKGWLDDVMFNMDDDTKAAINVRVFDFALRNNLEQACDAFGFDVRNVFNSGIVDGAGGSGFNVVTFINNHDFRDPGQPVDNDPILAYAYILTNNKLGIPCVYFSDYYSPLNLRYQINGLMEAHRRYIYGATQVDYLSRYSSPYFANYISGGANTSLIYQTSYAESGREVVVAINFSGNTLKVDQTINTANIAAGDTLTDIFAQTIYPFITVQNDNQIYLEIPPRSFAVFVEGDLQDELIDISTPVSVTSIPGELAFQLFPNPATDLVTFDFPLVNNNNLLISIYDITGNVVLQQNNLSTQNTISTKNLISGTYLIQIIQDDTIRIAKFIKQ from the coding sequence ATGAAGAAGCTGTCGTTAATTACACTAACCCTCCTGGGTTTTTTTGCTTTTTCAACTAATACTGTAAAAAGTCAAACGCCCGATTTTATGCTTCAGGGCTGGAACTGGGATTATCCGTTTTTTTATGCCGGAATTGGCAATCAAATCGATTATTTAGCTGCTGAAGGCGAAAATTTGAAAAACGCTGGTTTCACTTATGTGTGGTTACCACCGCTGGCAAAGTCAATTTCTGGCTCAACCAGCATGGGTTATAATGTGCGTGATTATTATGATATCGGCGATTTCGGACCGGCAAGATGGGGCGACAGAGAAGGTTTTGAAAACATCAAAACCGTTTATAACTCGTTGGGAATCAACATGGTAGCAGATATGATTTTTAATCACCGCGACGGAGGTGCCTGGGAAGATAACGGCGCTGTTGAAGGTTGGATTGAAAACATGAACTACACCAAAGTTGCCGCCGGCGACCAACCTTTTCCAAGCGACCGCTATCAGTGTTATCTGCCAATTGGCGGTGCAACCGGAAACGGAGCCGGAACCTATTATTTTAAAATACGGTCTGCAAGCGAACATCCCAACTATTTTGACAAGCCTTATCAGGTGGTTTTTTGGACCAATACCGTTGCTGCCGATTACGTTACCGCTCCCACAACAGAGGCAGAACCCAATGGTGGTGGAGATTGTGGCGAATCGAACAACGTTATTCTGTTAGGAAAACGCAAAAATGCCACAATTGATAATGCAGGTTGTAAAACTGATGAATTCGCACTGACAATTTCGGCTGCCGATTTTAATGCAGCAGGCGATACCATCTGGTTTAAAATGGTGAACACCGGTGGTGGTGGCCTCGGCGATATGACTGACCACTATGTATATGGCTTGTGGAACGGCGCTTTGGGGGCAGATGTTCAATCTCAGATAAAATTTCAGACTGCTACCGATTTTACAAATTTGCCAAGCGGACAAGGCTCCATGAGTTATCTCAATTTTAAACCGAATGGCAATCCAACACAATTAGCAGGCGATCAGGATGCATTTTATTTTTATTATGATATCGACCAATATGTTCCTTCCACTAAAACTGTTTTATACGACTACACAAAATATTTATGGAGTGATGAAGATATAAGAGGTTTTCGTTTCGATGCGGTTAAACATTTTCCGGGATGGTTTATTGGTGATTTAATGGATGAATTGCATGATAGTGGCATGAACCCGGGGATGATTGTGGGTGAAAATTATGATTTTACACCTTCCGTATTAAAAGGCTGGTTAGATGATGTTATGTTCAACATGGATGATGATACCAAAGCCGCAATTAATGTTCGTGTGTTTGATTTTGCTTTGAGAAATAATTTAGAGCAAGCTTGTGATGCATTTGGATTCGATGTGCGCAATGTATTTAATTCAGGCATTGTAGATGGCGCAGGTGGAAGCGGATTTAATGTCGTAACATTTATAAATAATCATGATTTTCGTGATCCCGGTCAGCCAGTAGATAATGACCCGATTTTAGCTTATGCTTATATCTTAACCAATAATAAGCTTGGAATTCCATGTGTGTATTTTTCCGATTATTATAGTCCGCTTAATTTACGTTATCAAATTAACGGGTTAATGGAAGCACATCGTCGTTATATTTATGGTGCTACACAGGTTGATTATCTAAGTCGCTATAGTTCACCATATTTTGCAAATTATATTTCAGGCGGTGCAAATACTTCTTTAATATATCAAACCAGTTATGCTGAAAGTGGAAGAGAAGTTGTTGTTGCAATAAATTTTTCAGGTAACACATTAAAAGTTGATCAAACAATAAATACTGCAAATATCGCTGCAGGAGATACACTTACCGATATTTTTGCACAAACCATTTATCCATTCATAACTGTTCAGAATGACAACCAGATTTATCTGGAAATTCCACCGCGCAGTTTTGCCGTTTTTGTTGAAGGCGATTTGCAGGATGAATTAATTGATATCAGCACACCTGTTTCCGTTACTTCAATTCCGGGCGAATTAGCATTTCAGTTATTTCCCAATCCGGCAACCGACTTAGTTACTTTCGATTTTCCGCTTGTGAATAATAATAATTTATTAATCTCCATTTACGATATAACAGGTAATGTTGTTTTGCAACAAAATAATTTATCTACACAAAATACTATCTCAACAAAAAATTTAATTTCAGGAACATATTTAATTCAAATTATTCAGGATGACACTATCCGAATAGCAAAATTTATTAAACAATAA
- a CDS encoding glycosyltransferase family 39 protein yields MYGIAMYCFTKSKIKPALLLVIIAGFILRVYVSSDNYLHPWDERYHALVAKNMISHPLTPTLYEDPVLPYDYKEWYSNHYWVHKQPMPLWFISASLQVFGINEFAVRIPGILLTTLGILLVYYIGNFFFNKRVAFISALLYSMNGLIIELTGGRVATDNYDIFFLFFIQLAVFFCIKFINTEKKAYNILVGVAIGFAILTKWLPALIVLPIWFILVYDSGKFSKKQIFIQLALLVFVLVVVALPWQIYSAKAFPLETAWEQYYNNLHLTEALEGRAEARWFFLERLRISYGDLIYLPLIWFTIQTLKGKFLNKQYALLIWVFIPIIFFTIAETKMQGYILFTAPALFIITGLFYDKINELKFSGIKRVFAIIILALLILLPFRYCVERTKMLNPNTTSTEWVEDLKKLGETNHGKAILFNYPRPIEAMFYTDFIVYNTIPDIESLKEIQKLGYKIYFAGSNNLPETIRENPDYQIIEMNDIPELK; encoded by the coding sequence ATGTATGGAATCGCAATGTATTGTTTTACAAAATCTAAAATAAAACCTGCTTTATTACTCGTAATAATAGCAGGTTTTATTTTAAGGGTATATGTGTCTTCAGATAATTATTTACACCCCTGGGACGAGCGTTATCATGCACTTGTGGCAAAAAACATGATTTCCCATCCGTTGACACCAACACTATACGAAGATCCTGTATTGCCTTACGATTACAAAGAATGGTACAGCAACCATTATTGGGTTCATAAACAACCAATGCCACTATGGTTTATAAGTGCAAGTTTGCAAGTGTTTGGAATAAATGAATTTGCAGTCCGAATACCCGGCATTTTATTAACAACACTTGGTATATTATTAGTTTATTATATCGGTAATTTCTTTTTTAACAAACGTGTGGCATTCATTAGCGCATTGCTGTATTCAATGAATGGTTTAATAATTGAATTAACAGGGGGCAGAGTTGCAACCGATAATTATGACATATTCTTTTTGTTTTTTATACAGCTGGCGGTATTTTTTTGTATTAAATTTATTAACACAGAAAAAAAGGCTTATAACATTTTAGTCGGAGTTGCAATTGGGTTTGCTATTTTAACCAAGTGGTTACCGGCATTAATAGTACTGCCAATTTGGTTTATTCTTGTTTACGATAGTGGCAAATTTTCAAAAAAACAAATTTTTATACAATTGGCATTGCTGGTATTCGTCTTAGTTGTTGTAGCACTACCCTGGCAAATTTATAGCGCCAAGGCCTTTCCACTTGAAACAGCATGGGAGCAATATTATAATAATTTGCATTTAACTGAAGCACTTGAAGGTCGAGCGGAGGCCAGATGGTTTTTTTTAGAAAGGCTAAGAATAAGTTATGGCGATTTAATTTATTTACCGCTAATATGGTTTACCATACAAACCCTAAAAGGTAAGTTTTTGAATAAGCAATATGCATTATTAATTTGGGTATTTATACCTATAATCTTTTTTACAATTGCCGAAACCAAAATGCAGGGTTACATTTTATTTACTGCTCCGGCTCTATTTATTATTACAGGATTGTTTTATGATAAAATAAATGAATTAAAATTTAGTGGAATTAAAAGAGTTTTTGCAATCATTATTTTGGCCTTGCTAATTTTACTTCCCTTTAGATATTGTGTAGAACGAACCAAAATGTTAAACCCAAACACAACTTCTACCGAATGGGTAGAAGATTTAAAAAAACTGGGCGAAACCAATCATGGTAAAGCAATTCTGTTTAACTATCCCCGTCCAATTGAGGCCATGTTTTATACCGATTTTATTGTTTATAATACAATACCGGATATTGAATCATTAAAGGAAATTCAAAAACTAGGATATAAAATTTACTTTGCTGGAAGCAATAACCTACCTGAAACCATACGTGAAAACCCTGATTATCAGATAATTGAGATGAATGATATCCCTGAATTAAAATAA
- a CDS encoding T9SS type A sorting domain-containing protein yields MVYAKGNMVRKTRMMRVFWMFLMIFFQLNNKLIAQTTIRVVSVPQYFMPVLDSVFIAGTFNAWNPGDAAYQLQKDFDGSYFIALDGADGESFEFKFTRGDWARGETMADGSFLPNRTGVFADGSELTFTVANWEDQTGTHTINGNVIQLDYNFEIPELNRSRRIWIYLPPDYFTSTNYYPVVYMQDGQNVFDYASSFAGEWDVDGSMQNIISNGHTSAIVVAIANGEIDRIDEYSAWNNPTYGGGDGDKYAQFLVNTLKPYIDANYRTLSDRMFTAIGGSSLGGLIAYYTALEFDTVFSKALIFSPSFWFDDSVNIFTENYEKTLPLKLYFTAGATEDVDMVPDINTVTATLLDAGFTSDEILTVIRADGAHSEWFWKREYDDGFLWLFEDVVPLTVSATTNTLQYLYNAQQQIIYLQNIINAEYQITDLQGKPVLEGNTSQTIDCSGLDRGVYICAVHTNNIFTAFKFVVI; encoded by the coding sequence ATGGTATACGCTAAAGGAAATATGGTAAGGAAAACAAGGATGATGCGTGTTTTTTGGATGTTTTTGATGATATTTTTTCAATTGAACAACAAACTTATTGCACAAACTACAATAAGGGTAGTTTCTGTGCCACAATATTTTATGCCGGTATTGGATTCTGTATTTATTGCAGGTACTTTTAATGCATGGAATCCTGGTGATGCGGCATACCAATTACAAAAAGATTTTGATGGCAGTTATTTTATTGCGTTAGATGGTGCTGACGGCGAAAGTTTTGAATTTAAATTCACCAGAGGCGATTGGGCAAGAGGCGAAACAATGGCAGATGGCAGTTTTTTACCAAACAGAACCGGTGTTTTTGCAGATGGCAGTGAATTAACTTTTACTGTTGCCAATTGGGAAGATCAAACCGGAACACATACCATAAATGGTAATGTAATTCAACTCGATTATAATTTTGAAATACCGGAATTAAATCGAAGTAGAAGAATATGGATTTATTTACCGCCCGATTATTTTACATCAACAAATTATTATCCTGTTGTTTATATGCAAGATGGTCAGAATGTGTTTGATTATGCAAGCAGTTTTGCAGGAGAGTGGGATGTAGATGGCAGTATGCAAAATATTATTTCGAACGGACATACATCAGCAATAGTTGTTGCTATTGCAAATGGTGAAATAGATAGAATTGATGAATACAGTGCGTGGAATAATCCGACTTATGGTGGAGGGGATGGCGACAAGTATGCACAATTTCTTGTAAATACATTAAAGCCGTATATCGATGCAAATTACCGAACACTAAGCGATAGAATGTTTACTGCAATTGGTGGTAGTAGTTTGGGCGGATTAATTGCCTATTACACCGCATTGGAATTTGATACCGTATTTTCAAAAGCATTAATTTTTTCGCCTAGTTTTTGGTTTGATGATTCAGTAAATATTTTCACTGAAAATTATGAAAAAACACTCCCATTAAAATTATATTTTACTGCTGGTGCAACAGAAGATGTAGATATGGTTCCGGATATAAATACTGTTACCGCAACATTACTTGATGCCGGATTTACATCTGATGAAATACTCACCGTAATAAGAGCTGATGGCGCACACAGTGAATGGTTTTGGAAGCGTGAATATGACGATGGTTTTTTATGGTTGTTTGAAGATGTAGTTCCGTTAACAGTATCAGCAACAACCAATACTTTGCAATATTTATATAATGCACAACAACAAATAATTTATTTACAAAACATAATAAATGCTGAATATCAAATTACTGATTTGCAGGGAAAACCGGTTTTGGAGGGTAACACTTCACAAACAATTGATTGTTCAGGGCTTGATCGAGGTGTCTATATTTGTGCTGTGCATACTAACAATATATTTACTGCGTTTAAGTTTGTTGTAATATGA
- a CDS encoding alpha-glucosidase C-terminal domain-containing protein encodes MAEPVQLELDTTTIQLQDYFVQVNAIKTIVADPAFKFNLSADKKTLQLIPVNKIPVLSLLTIETDSGRYDILLRKSKKEKVTFAFDPKGKTYQKVSIVGDLTGWNPDVIYMELKKGVWTTDLILSPGRYQYQIVADGAWFLDPNNPQKIDNGIGGFNSLIVAGEPGGKSAPLYTKSSYNTKVEFGIGADNLFDELFVFWNNKIIFVTAGYNEELKKEELYTIVPDEGIEIKRSYIRAYAVVNGKETNDLLIPLEYGNVVTDPKLLEKDDFQRTIMYFMMVDRFKNGDTKNDAPVQDERLLPQANYYGGDLAGIQQKIDDGYFKNLGINSLWISPVFQNPYGAYQEFPEPHRWFSGYHGYWPISLSQVDTRFGSNQQFKGLVTDVHKNDMSVYLDYVANHIHAEHPVWKSHPEWFSQLDLPDGRKNLRLWDEYRLTTWFEPYMPSFDHSKPEVAEACADSAMFWLNEFNLDGFRHDATKHIETEFWRLLTYKIKTEIEIPQNRNIYQIGETFGSRELIGSYLGTGLLNAQFDFALYFDARSVFANNDVGFDRLNASLNETFNAFGCHHVMGNITGNHDMARFISYASGDLKWDENDKEAGWNRKIEVTDTIGYAKLKMLHAFNMTIPGIPIIYYGDEIGMPGANDPDNRRMMEFDNLNKYQLDVKNTVTTLTHLRSSHMALLYGDFQVLQVSPTLYIYKRTYFDDVVYVLFNKSAGAVVMPLTNIETDKPYHTNFGSATKMNTTTLQVTVQPYSFEIITFGN; translated from the coding sequence TTGGCAGAACCGGTACAACTCGAATTAGATACCACCACAATTCAATTACAGGATTATTTTGTTCAGGTAAATGCAATTAAAACAATTGTAGCTGACCCGGCATTTAAATTTAATTTGAGTGCAGATAAAAAAACTTTGCAACTCATTCCAGTAAATAAAATTCCGGTATTAAGTCTGCTCACCATCGAAACCGATTCCGGAAGATATGATATATTATTACGCAAATCAAAAAAAGAAAAAGTAACCTTCGCATTTGACCCCAAAGGCAAAACATATCAAAAAGTTTCCATTGTCGGCGACCTCACAGGATGGAACCCGGATGTTATTTATATGGAGCTTAAAAAGGGTGTCTGGACAACAGATCTTATTTTATCTCCGGGAAGATATCAATATCAGATAGTAGCTGATGGAGCCTGGTTTCTGGACCCGAATAATCCTCAAAAAATAGATAATGGCATTGGCGGATTTAATTCACTGATAGTGGCCGGCGAGCCGGGAGGAAAATCTGCCCCATTATATACAAAAAGTAGTTACAACACGAAAGTAGAATTTGGTATTGGAGCAGATAATTTATTTGATGAATTATTTGTATTTTGGAATAACAAAATAATATTTGTCACTGCCGGATATAATGAAGAATTAAAAAAAGAAGAATTATATACGATTGTCCCTGATGAAGGAATTGAAATAAAACGCTCCTATATTCGTGCCTATGCCGTTGTAAACGGAAAAGAAACTAACGATTTATTAATTCCATTGGAATATGGTAATGTAGTTACCGATCCGAAGTTGCTAGAAAAAGATGACTTCCAACGCACAATTATGTATTTTATGATGGTAGACCGATTTAAAAACGGTGATACCAAAAACGATGCGCCTGTGCAGGATGAAAGATTGCTGCCACAGGCAAATTATTATGGAGGCGATTTAGCTGGCATACAACAGAAAATTGATGACGGCTATTTTAAAAATTTGGGCATTAATTCACTTTGGATTTCACCCGTTTTTCAAAATCCGTATGGCGCCTATCAGGAATTTCCGGAGCCACATCGCTGGTTTAGCGGATATCATGGTTATTGGCCAATTTCATTAAGTCAGGTAGATACCAGATTTGGTTCAAATCAGCAATTTAAAGGGCTGGTAACAGATGTACATAAAAATGATATGAGTGTGTACCTGGATTATGTTGCAAATCATATTCATGCCGAACATCCTGTCTGGAAATCGCATCCGGAATGGTTTTCACAACTTGACTTACCCGACGGAAGAAAAAACCTGCGTTTATGGGATGAATATCGTTTAACAACATGGTTCGAACCGTATATGCCAAGTTTTGATCACAGTAAACCGGAAGTTGCGGAGGCCTGTGCCGACAGTGCAATGTTTTGGTTAAATGAATTTAATTTAGATGGTTTCCGACATGATGCAACAAAACATATTGAAACAGAATTTTGGAGATTATTGACTTATAAAATAAAAACTGAAATTGAAATTCCACAAAACAGAAATATTTATCAGATTGGAGAAACATTTGGTTCACGCGAATTAATTGGTTCGTATTTAGGAACAGGTTTATTAAATGCACAATTTGATTTTGCTTTATATTTTGACGCAAGAAGTGTTTTTGCAAACAATGATGTAGGCTTTGATCGGTTAAATGCCAGTTTAAATGAAACATTTAATGCATTTGGTTGTCATCACGTAATGGGTAACATAACAGGCAATCACGACATGGCGCGATTTATTTCTTATGCCAGCGGCGATTTAAAATGGGATGAAAACGACAAGGAAGCCGGATGGAACCGCAAGATAGAAGTTACCGATACAATAGGATATGCTAAATTGAAAATGTTGCATGCGTTTAACATGACAATTCCCGGAATTCCGATAATATATTATGGTGATGAAATTGGAATGCCCGGAGCAAACGACCCGGATAATCGCAGAATGATGGAATTTGATAACCTGAACAAGTATCAACTCGATGTAAAAAACACCGTAACCACACTTACCCATTTGCGCAGCAGCCATATGGCATTGTTATACGGCGATTTTCAAGTGTTGCAGGTGAGCCCTACGTTATACATTTACAAACGCACATATTTTGATGATGTGGTTTATGTATTATTCAACAAAAGTGCAGGTGCCGTTGTTATGCCCTTAACAAATATTGAAACCGACAAACCTTATCATACAAATTTTGGCAGCGCTACAAAAATGAATACCACAACGTTGCAGGTTACCGTACAACCATATTCATTTGAAATAATTACTTTTGGAAATTAA